A stretch of Vannielia litorea DNA encodes these proteins:
- a CDS encoding EI24 domain-containing protein, producing MIFSDFGKAVSQMFDGPFLKVLAMGLGLTILLLFGVYGVFIWFLDWVTPDSFTIFGREVTWIDDLLSWASIALMALMSIFLMVPVASAFTGLFLEDIAAAVEARHYPDLPPVPRFPWTEALRDSIGFFGILIVVNILMLVLYIFAGPLIPLLFWAINGMLLGREYYQMVAMRRIGRQAAAASRRRHFGKIWLAGTLMAIPLSVPVVNLFIPLLGVATFTHMFHRLEPGA from the coding sequence TCTCCGACTTCGGCAAGGCCGTCAGCCAGATGTTCGACGGCCCCTTCCTGAAGGTTCTGGCGATGGGGCTGGGCCTGACGATCCTGCTGCTCTTCGGCGTCTATGGCGTGTTCATCTGGTTTCTCGACTGGGTGACGCCCGACAGTTTTACCATCTTCGGGCGCGAGGTGACGTGGATTGACGACCTGCTTTCCTGGGCCTCGATCGCGCTGATGGCGCTGATGTCGATCTTCCTGATGGTGCCGGTGGCCTCGGCCTTCACCGGGCTCTTCCTCGAAGACATCGCGGCGGCCGTGGAGGCCCGGCACTACCCGGACCTGCCGCCGGTGCCGCGCTTTCCCTGGACAGAGGCGCTTCGCGATTCGATCGGGTTCTTCGGGATCCTGATCGTGGTGAACATCCTGATGCTGGTGCTCTACATCTTTGCCGGGCCGCTGATTCCGCTGCTGTTCTGGGCGATCAACGGGATGCTGCTGGGGCGGGAATACTACCAGATGGTCGCCATGCGGCGGATCGGGCGGCAGGCTGCGGCGGCCTCGCGGCGCCGGCATTTCGGCAAGATCTGGCTGGCCGGGACGCTGATGGCGATTCCGCTGAGCGTTCCGGTCGTCAACCTGTTCATCCCGCTGCTCGGGGTGGCCACCTTCACCCACATGTTCCACCGGCTCGAACCGGGGGCCTGA
- a CDS encoding DUF1467 family protein, which translates to MSITAAFVVLAVTWFMVLFLVLPVRLETQGDRGEIVPGTHAGAPADFKLGKRLKITTLIAVPLAGLICATIISGVISLSDIDLLERFGPKGPITEGQ; encoded by the coding sequence ATGAGCATCACCGCCGCCTTCGTCGTGCTCGCCGTGACATGGTTCATGGTGCTCTTCCTGGTCCTGCCCGTGCGGCTGGAAACTCAAGGCGACCGTGGCGAGATCGTGCCCGGCACCCATGCCGGCGCGCCGGCCGACTTCAAGCTCGGCAAGCGGCTGAAGATCACCACGCTGATCGCCGTGCCCCTGGCCGGCCTGATCTGCGCAACCATCATCTCCGGCGTGATCTCGCTCTCCGACATCGACCTGCTCGAGCGCTTCGGCCCCAAGGGCCCGATCACCGAGGGGCAGTAA
- the mce gene encoding methylmalonyl-CoA epimerase, with protein MIGRLNHVAIAVPDLEAAAAQYRGTLGADVGAPQDEPGHGVTVVFITLPNTKIELLYPLGENSPIAGFLEKNPSGGIHHICYEVDDILAARDRLKAEGARVLGTGEPKIGAHGKPVLFLHPKDFNGCLVELEQV; from the coding sequence ATGATCGGACGGCTCAACCACGTGGCCATCGCGGTGCCCGATCTCGAGGCGGCGGCGGCGCAGTATCGCGGCACGCTGGGCGCCGATGTGGGCGCCCCGCAGGACGAGCCCGGTCACGGCGTCACCGTGGTCTTCATCACCCTGCCCAACACCAAGATCGAGCTGCTCTACCCCTTGGGCGAGAACAGCCCGATCGCGGGCTTTCTCGAGAAAAACCCCTCCGGCGGCATCCACCACATCTGCTACGAGGTCGATGACATCCTCGCCGCCCGCGACCGGCTGAAGGCCGAGGGCGCCCGCGTGCTGGGCACCGGCGAGCCGAAGATCGGGGCGCACGGCAAGCCGGTGCTCTTCCTGCACCCGAAGGATTTCAACGGCTGCCTGGTGGAGCTGGAGCAGGTCTGA